The following are encoded together in the Anopheles nili chromosome 3, idAnoNiliSN_F5_01, whole genome shotgun sequence genome:
- the LOC128723609 gene encoding ATPase inhibitor mai-2, mitochondrial-like: MQSIRKSSWIIPSGMRIARMSAGEMGSGAGKGGGGGGSIRDAGGSFGKMEVAHEEEYFYKQRQEQLAKLKKKAINQEDFHSESIKHHEEAIARHKKAIEQLQK, encoded by the exons ATGCAATCCATTCGTAAATCGTCCTGGATTATTCCTAGTGGCATGAG AATTGCTCGTATGAGCGCCGGTGAAATGGGTAGTGGCGCGGGGAagggtggtggcggtggcggttcCATTCGTGATGCCGGTGGTTCCTTCGGCAAGATGGAGGTTGCACATGAAGAAGAGTACTTCTACAAACAG CGACAGGAGCAGCTCGcgaaactgaagaaaaaagccATCAACCAGGAAGATTTCCATTCGGAATCCATCAAGCACCACGAAGAAGCGATCGCTCGTCACAAGAAAGCCATCGAACAGTTGCAGAAGTAA
- the LOC128722646 gene encoding uncharacterized protein LOC128722646, with protein MYKVGDQPAIGHQSSAAGDKSSERCPECRATRVSVGIMVEMSYLRIFLILLVLGCPAIDGQEREAGTVSETPAGQQSVEAQSSPSEGLPVASQDKRNTKRHLSLGFGHGYGGGVGFSAGVGYGSGVGAGYGSGVGVGYGSSLGYDAGYGYGAGYGAGYGSGYGGYGYGAGYGARFRGYGGYGGGYGASYGSGYGGFGGYGATGFHGFHAHYAKPIVTATIKEHIPVAIPKPYPVFVKKTVPVPVPIHRPVPYPVFVKKTVPVPIVVSHPVPVPITKHVPVPVPQPYPVSVPHPVLVKVPTPVVVAKPVVAYSPIVSPPAVVSTPIVSTPIVSTPIVSTPIVSTPIVTSAGHISVSDHGVHQTHHSHSHYGSGAYKAYTSGAAGHFAGGHYGSAGTSGIHFGSGSYGGAAHYGAHYGTGAGHYSGHLSAGVLCDH; from the exons ATGTATAAAGTAGGCGACCAACCGGCGATTGGCCATCAGTCGTCTGCAGCTGGTGATAAGAGCAGTGAGCGCTGTCCGGAGTGTCGTGCAACCCGCGTGTCTGTCGGAATCATGGTCGAAATGAGCTACCTGAGG ATATTCCTAATCCTTCTTGTTCTGGGCTGTCCTGCGATCGACGGACAGGAACGTGAAGCTGGAACCGTGTCTGAAACTCCTGCTGGCCAACAATCGGTCGAAGCGCAATCCTCACCATCGGAAGGACTCCCAGTGGCTAGTCAGGATAAGCGAAACACCAAGCGACACCTATCACTCGGATTTGGACACGGCTATGGTGGAGGAGTTGGATTTTCGGCCGGCGTCGGGTATGGTTCAGGTGTCGGAGCAGGATATGGTTCGGGTGTCGGAGTAGGATACGGTTCGAGTCTCGGCTACGACGCCGGTTACGGATATGGTGCCGGCTATGGTGCTGGATATGGTTCCGGATATGGTGGATACGGTTACGGTGCCGGATACGGAGCTCGGTTCCGTGGATACGGCGGATATGGTGGAGGATACGGAGCAAGCTATGGTTCCGGTTACGGTGGGTTCGGTGGTTATGGAGCGACCGGATTCCACGGATTTCACGCACATTACGCCAAACCCATCGTGACCGCGACGATCAAGGAGCACATCCCAGTAGCGATTCCAAAGCCATACCCGGTGTTTGTGAAGAAAACCGTCCCCGTTCCGGTTCCCATCCACCGGCCAGTACCATATCCGGTGTTTGTGAAGAAAACCGTTCCAGTTCCGATCGTTGTGTCACATCCCGTGCCCGTACCGATCACGAAACACGTGCCAGTACCCGTCCCACAACCGTACCCGGTGTCAGTACCACATCCGGTACTGGTGAAGGTCCCAACTCCGGTTGTCGTGGCTAAACCCGTCGTGGCGTATTCACCGATCGTTAGTCCACCAGCCGTCGTCAGTACGCCCATAGTGAGCACGCCCATAGTGAGCACGCCCATAGTGAGCACACCGATCGTGAGCACGCCGATTGTGACCAGTGCTGGACATATTTCCGTTTCCGACCATGGCGTACACCAAACGCACCATTCGCACTCACACTACGGCAGTGGGGCGTACAAAGCGTACACTTCCGGTGCCGCGGGTCATTTCGCTGGAGGACACTACGGAAGTGCGGGAACGAGCGGTATTCACTTCGGTTCCGGATCGTACGGTGGTGCGGCTCATTATGGAGCTCACTACGGTACGGGTGCTGGCCACTATTCGGGGCATCTTTCCGCTGGAGTCCTGTGTGATCACTAG
- the LOC128727777 gene encoding dynamin-1-like protein, whose product MEALIPVVNKLQDVFNTVGSDAIQLPQIVVLGSQSSGKSSVIESLVGRTFLPRGTGIVTRRPLVLQLVYTPLDDREHRSAEHGTVAVEEWGRFLHLKNKVFANFDEIRAEIENETDRMAGANKGICPEPINLKIYSTKVVNLTLVDLPGITKVPVGDQPEDIEAQIKDLVLKYIENPNSIILAVTAANTDMATSEALKMAKDVDPDGRRTLAVLTKLDLMDAGTDAIDILCGRVIPVKLGIIGVMNRSQQDILDKKAIEDQLRDEAAYLQRKYPTLATRNGTPYLAKTLNRLLMHHIRDCLPDLKKRVNVMSSQFQSLLNSYGEDVTDKSQCLLQIITKFASAYCSTIEGTSRNIETTELCGGARICYIFHETFGKTLDSIHPLRGLTKMDILTAIRNATGPRPALFVPEVSFELLVKRQIRRLEDPSLRCVELVHEEMQRIIQHCGTEVQQEMLRFPKLHEKIVDVVTQLLRRRLPTTNCMVENLVQIELAYINTKHPDFHKDAALVPSLIKADSQDQWSSHQTGNPPSRRPGSNRQAALMDKTGMLNLNHDQSTQQQNHTEQPEVMTNENNWRSGSKRPLHLNNDSAAHEHASGWLGNTMPPNMEPTGSENGTATNTPTHGLLSPTKPVNLLPDVPINHSSRPLTDKEQKDCDVIERLIKSYFYIVRKSIQDSVPKAIMHFLVNFVKDNVQSELVTHLYKSDSANELLNESDHISIRRKEASDMLKALTRANHIISEIRETHMW is encoded by the exons ATGGAGGCCCTCATCCCGGTAGTAAATAAGCTGCAGGATGTGTTCAATACCGTAGGTTCGGATGCCATTCAATTGCCACAGATTGTCGTCCTCGGCAGCCAG AGCTCGGGCAAGAGTTCAGTAATAGAAAGCCTCGTCGGGCGAACGTTCCTTCCGCGTGGAACAGGCATAGTTACGCGTCGCCCCCTGGTCCTGCAGTTGGTCTACACACCGCTGGACGACCGTGAACACCGCTCGGCTGAACATGGCACGGTGGCCGTGGAGGAGTGGGGCCGTTTCCTGCACTTGAAAAATAAGGTGTTTGCCAACTTTGATGAAATACGAGCggaaatcgaaaatgaaacagaTCGTATGGCGGGAGCCAATAAGGGCATCTGCCCTGAACCGATAAATCTAAAGATCTACTCGACGAAGGTAGTCAACTTGACGCTAGTTGATTTACCTGGTATTACTAAGGTGCCGGTCGGAGACCAACCGGAAGATATCGAGGCGCAGATCAAGGATCTGGTGCTTAAGTATATTGAGAATCCGAATTCGATCATTCTGGCTGTGACCGCGGCAAACACTGACATGGCAACAAGCGAGGCGCTCAAGATGGCGAAGGACGTCGACCCGGACGGTCGTCGCACCCTGGCAGTACTTACAAAGCTCGACCTGATGGACGCGGGCACAGATGCTATAGACATTTTGTGCGGGCGCGTGATTCCGGTGAAGCTGGGCATCATCGGCGTGATGAATCGCTCACAGCAGGACATTCTTGACAAGAAAGCGATCGAGGATCAGCTGCGCGATGAGGCGGCGTACTTGCAGCGAAAGTATCCTACCCTGGCAACACGCAACGGAACGCCCTACTTAGCGAAGACGCTCAATCGGCTTCTGATGCACCACATTCGCGATTGTTTGCCCGATCTCAAGAAGCGCGTCAACGTGATGTCTTCACAGTTCCAGTCGCTGTTGAACTCGTACGGTGAAGATGTTACCGATAAAAGCCAGTGTCTGTTGCAGATCATCACGAAGTTCGCTTCGGCCTACTGTTCCACGATCGAGGGTACATCGCGGAACATTGAGACCACTGAACTGTGCGGTGGAGCTCGTATTTGCTACATTTTCCATGAGACATTTGGCAAAACGCTCGACTCCATTCACCCGCTCCGAGGACTAACGAAGATGGATATCCTGACGGCGATTCGTAATGCGACCGGTCCGCGGCCGGCTTTGTTCGTTCCTGAGGTGAGCTTTGAGCTACTCGTAAAACGTCAAATCCGTCGACTGGAAGATCCGTCGCTTCGATGCGTCGAGCTGGTGCACGAAGAGATGCAACGCATTATCCAGCATTGTGGCACGGAGGTGCAGCAAGAAATGCTTCGTTTTCCGAAGCTGCACGAAAAGATCGTCGACGTAGTTACGCAGCTGCTGAGGCGGCGCCTGCCCACTACCAATTGCATGGTGGAGAATCTCGTGCAGATCGAGCTGGCGTACATTAATACGAAGCATCCAGACTTTCACAAAGATGCGGCCCTCGTACCGAGTCTCATCAAGGCCGATTCGCAGGATCAGTGGTCGTCACACCAGACGGGAAATCCGCCAAGTCGGCGACCCGGCTCGAACAGACAGGCCGCGTTGATGGATAAGACTGGTATGCTTAATTTGAACCACGATCAAAGCACCCAGCAGCAAAATCACACCGAACAACCGG AAGTCATGACTAATGAAAACAATTGGCGATCTGGCTCGAAAAGGCCGCTTCACTTAAATAACGATTCAGCGGCGCACGAACATGCGAGCGGTTGGTTGGGAAACACAATGCCACCAAACATGGAGCCGACAGGAAGCGAAAATGGCACGGCTACCAACACACCTACTCACGGTTTACTAAGTCCGACCAAACCGGTTAACCTGCTGCCGGATGTTCCGATAAATCATTCATCGCGCCCTCTTACCGACAAGGAGCAGAAAGATTGTGATGTCATCG AACGTTTGATCAAGTCGTACTTCTACATAGTACGGAAGTCGATTCAAGACTCCGTACCGAAGGCCATCATGCATTTCTTAGTCAACTTTGTCAAGGACAACGTGCAGTCCGAACTGGTCACGCATCTGTACAAATCAGATTCTGCCAACGAACTGTTGAACGAGTCCGATCATATCTCCATCCGACGCAAGGAGGCTAGCGATATGTTGAAG GCGTTGACTCGGGCAAACCACATCATCAGTGAAATTCGTGAGACCCACATGTGGTAA
- the LOC128723720 gene encoding actin-related protein 2/3 complex subunit 5-B, with amino-acid sequence MAKNTNSSAFRKIDVDQYNEDNFKEDDADQASSGMIVPDETEINSLLNQGRNNDALRTVLQNAPLMCKNQQVKDNALSLTLRVLLSIKSSQIDAAIESLDDPDLCDVLMKYIYRGFEMPTEGSSGHLLTWHEKVFAKGGVGSIVRVLSDSARA; translated from the exons ATGGCCAAAAACACCAACAGTTCGGCGTTCCGCAAAATTGATGTTGACCAGTACAATGAAGATAATTTCAAGGAGGATGACGCAGACCAGGCCTCTAGCGGGATGATTGTGCCGGACGAAACGGAAATCAACTCCCTACTGAATCA AGGACGCAACAACGACGCTTTGAGAACGGTTCTTCAAAATGCTCCGTTGATGTGCAAAAACCAACAAGTAAAAGATAACGCGCTAAGTCTCACCCTGCGAGTGCTATTGTCCATTAAATCATCCCAAATCGATGCCGCCATCGAGTCGCTGGACGACCCGGATTTATGCGATGTCCTCATGAAATACATCTACCGTGGATTCGAAATGCCAACCGAGGGCTCAAGTGGACATCTGCTGACCTGGCACGAAAAAGTGTTTGCGAAAGGAGGCGTTGGTAGTATCGTACGGGTGTTATCGGATAGCGCTCGGGCTTGA
- the LOC128725661 gene encoding vitelline membrane protein Vm26Ab-like produces the protein MFAKVFVFVAIAVACAAGKPLTAAVVAAPAVVTAQSSQVFARNYNGVAAAYTAPAVVSAAYTAPVAAAYTAPVAAAYTAPVAAAYTAPFAAAYTAPFGAAYTASPYASYYPYVL, from the coding sequence atGTTCGCCAAAGTGTTCGTATTCGTCGCCATTGCCGTGGCCTGTGCCGCTGGTAAGCCACTGACCGCTGCCGTCGTAGCTGCTCCTGCCGTCGTGACAGCCCAGAGCTCGCAGGTTTTCGCCCGGAACTACAACGGAGTTGCCGCAGCTTACACCGCGCCGGCTGTCGTGTCCGCTGCCTATACTGCTCCAGTTGCTGCGGCCTATACTGCTCCAGTTGCTGCTGCCTACACCGCCCCAGTTGCTGCTGCCTATACTGctccttttgctgctgcctACACCGCTCCCTTCGGGGCAGCTTACACCGCCTCGCCGTACGCTTCGTACTACCCGTATGTGTTGTAA
- the LOC128723151 gene encoding zinc finger protein 512B-like — MKAFVVFAMAIALAASAAVEKKEAEAAPAAAEGEKKQEKRGLWDLGYGYESHGWDSHKLSHGWDEPVHVKKVHVPYPVEVEKHVPVPVKVPYPVTVEKHVPVVVEKKVPVYVEKHVPVHVDRPVPYPVKVPVKVVHKEYVEVPKPYPVHVEKHVPVIVKKPVYVEKHVPVVVKSHGWEPHSHSYSEFHSW; from the coding sequence GCATTCGTGGTGTTTGCGATGGCAATTGCCCTGGCGGCCAGCGCTGCTGTcgaaaagaaggaagcagaGGCAGCACCGGCTGCAGCTGAGGGCgagaaaaagcaggaaaagcgTGGTCTGTGGGATCTTGGCTACGGCTACGAATCGCACGGTTGGGACTCGCACAAGCTGTCTCACGGTTGGGACGAACCCGTGCACGTGAAGAAGGTCCATGTCCCGTACCCGGTCGAGGTTGAGAAGCACGTCCCAGTCCCGGTGAAGGTCCCGTACCCAGTCACCGTTGAGAAGCACGTCCCAGTTGTGGTTGAGAAGAAGGTCCCGGTCTACGTCGAGAAGCACGTCCCAGTGCACGTCGATCGTCCAGTCCCGTACCCAGTGAAGGTCCCGGTTAAGGTTGTCCACAAGGAGTACGTCGAGGTCCCGAAACCGTACCCGGTGCATGTCGAGAAGCACGTCCCGGTCATCGTGAAGAAGCCAGTGTACGTCGAGAAGCATGTCCCCGTCGTCGTGAAGTCGCACGGATGGGAGCCTCATTCGCACTCGTACTCCGAGTTCCACTCGTGGTAA
- the LOC128722643 gene encoding nucleolar transcription factor 1-B-like has protein sequence MRKRSLSVAFERNNRSEELSRKFEGVSWDDLAFNGHSSSDVKDVTMMLFNKSRKFRTFTEIVEDFPAIIKKTLEAGKPKHPLSAYNFYVKKKYPVLKEKFPELSSAQIWRNLSLEFNVLSEKKKQKYELMATRAKEEYKVELDKYYKENPDALLLEEQTKKKSKSRKSQMELKIITPFNLFANDMRKSGNVPHAVLRKQWENLELNKKLKYIQQAFQDDSNKPSKLTKNEQSLLQQMNGKPEPIPHSVSDNYLKHFAEVSSGVTPTAWRKAKIAEFKNLPKVRKLEIEIDFRNRKQEYVSKYKDYIMNLEDEKTRNDEITFLNTFINNKMSKDERQQIDNRPMHSLIEALNNDSMTELPIAESTTTELSKKSKKTKSILKSAPIVSSPKRKAIEPPEALVTSSKKKKSKKSYEASDAASNSDSTINEKDSKPAVQSLISNGSIEKKKSPTKHKDKTTKMTEPVRPPKNVLEYYKKFHYMGKLENVKESFKKLSAIRRDAIKAEMQDKQKKYFNELQKYLKMLPKDKIEIFVNKLKDQDEVVNDDSTSEDESSDSDDDGNCATKLELDSSSDDD, from the exons atgagaaaacgtTCGCTTTCTGTAGCTTTCGAGCGTAATAATCGTTCTGAAGAACTTTCAAGAAAATTTGAAGGAG TATCTTGGGATGATTTGGCGTTCAATGGCCATTCGTCAAGCGACGTGAAAGATGTGACGATGATGCTATTTAACAAATCGCGCAAGTTTCGTACATTCACTGAAATAGTGGAAGATTTTCCAgcaattataaaaaaaactcttgaAGCTGGTAAGCCTAAACACCCGTTATCAGCATATAATTTCTACGTAAAGAAGAAATATCCAgttttaaaagaaaagtttccTGAACTTTCATCG GCACAAATTTGGAGAAATTTAAGTCTAGAATTTAACGTACTttctgaaaagaaaaaacagaaatacgaattaATGGCAACTCGAGCTAAAGAAGAATATAAGGTGGAATTGGACAAATATTA CAAAGAAAATCCCGATGCACTTTTACTTGaggaacaaacaaagaaaaaatccaaatcaCGAAAGTCACAGatggaattaaaaattatcacgCCATTCAATCTGTTTGCTAATGATATGCGGAAATCAGGCAATGTTCCACATGCAGTACTTCGGAAACAATGGGAAAACCttgaattgaataaaaagcTTAAGTACATTCAGCAAGCTTTTCAGGACGATAGCAACAAACCATCAAAATTGACCAAAAACGAGCAAAGCTTACTACAACAGATGAATGGAAAACCTGAGCCTATCCCTCATTCAGTTTCGGATAACTATTTGAAGCATTTTGCTGAAGTTTCATCGGGCGTGACGCCCACCGCATGGCGAAAGGCAAAAATAGCTGAGTTCAAAAATCTGCCTAAAGTACGCAAACTAGAAATTGAAATAGATTTTCGCAACAGAAAACAAGAGTATGTTTCGAAATATAAAGATTATATCATGAACCTTGAAGATGAGAAGACTCGAAACGATGAAATTACTTTTCTTAATACATTCATTAATAACAAAATGAGTAAGGATGAGCGGCAACAGATCGACAATCGTCCAATGCATTCGTTAATTGAGGCACTTAACAACGATAGTATGACAGAGTTACCGATAGCTGAATCAACAACGACAGAACTGTCGAAGAAATCAAAAAAGACTAAATCCATTTTAAAGAGTGCTCCGATAGTATCCTCACCAAAACGTAAAGCAATTGAACCACCGGAAGCATTAGTAACAAgttcaaagaaaaagaaatcgaaaaagtCATACGAGGCATCGGACGCAGCGTCAAACAG TGATTCAACCATAAACGAAAAGGATAGTAAGCCAGCGGTCCAGTCTCTGATCAGTAACGGCTCAATCGAAAA gaaaaaatcaccaaccaagcataaggacaaaacgACCAAGATGACTGAACCTGTACGCCCACCAAA aaatgtACTAgaatattacaaaaaattCCACTATATGGGAAAACTTGAAAATGTTAAGGAATCCTTCAAAAAACTTTCTGCTATTCGGCGCGACGCAATCAAAGCAGAAATGCAGGACAAACAAAAGAAGTATTTCAACGAGCTTCAGAAATATTTGAAGATGCTACCAAAAGATAAAATTGAGATATTCGTCAATAAGCTAAAAGACCAGGATGAAGTGGTTAACGATGATAGCACGAGTGAAGATGAATCCAGTGACTCTGACGATGATGGTAATTGCGCTACTAAGTTAGAACTAGATAGTTCCAGCGACGACGACTAA
- the LOC128722650 gene encoding uncharacterized protein LOC128722650: MAKFVFVVLSALLVGGALGEAALGNYYKDVVREQHELINEMNQNFTELEKASEKLIDLGVYVGKHKLPPKTVKITKTVAVKVPVPFPVRVPEPVPVPVPVAKPVPVPVPTLVAIPVEGSASPTATATTGTTGTGSPSPTAAGTGPDAAPASSQAHPSTVQLQEYVHSFPIHSVYDAGDDYNPMEGNRLALAKHTASPTESTFSKPSPSSLQQLEEYQQQHQHQRPSHGPSQPKHSRPKPAQAGSGPGAEQYYAGTGQYYVGGAQVQTGAHTAAKLGPQSHARPASTESYGYGGGQIRQHHPTALTRTPDTVYTAAAGFTGGESASVTAPAGSTGYRFTSGQQLQRGQPGTAAAFSVEQYGRGGGGGGERGGSGVTGITGGGRGGARGGGSGGGGRGEGQRVGGGLTIGVGRAPETEAEVVSQSYHKYAEAAVIQIPNGHHEAAKILPHFESESEAQLEGQTSGQRNTQGGPENDDDNDDAKTQALHDLTPRPFQLVRESYARYEKPTFGRYQADTHHHEHTVRTPHHQHFRQHTERPHEATGETSSGSGTSGIPSFDHAPFAQPGGTTGAGGTAELSSTTETHGYTVPGERPFYSSLPATGYHHTHSHHKDTPGRQTGQDLRHQTIDDGGAIGGAGSGTGGAGGTGSGSAVEPFPFYQATKDDPHLARGSLQSLHTNIAASGATYQLEQQFGGHEESSSQSGHREHHQSAGHHHHHHREHAGSKYAPNYGTKSALYSVPSDAHLFPDYNPNGGGHDDGAGGKFHYHFHNVHPVGGGADHHEPAASEHQYTVHAVQPGEQYDVTGSDGSLLSSYDPPASGNTFHFHDDDGAGGTRGHFRAPYGEVGSYEHVLTP, from the exons ATGGCGAAGTTT GTGTTCGTGGTGCTGAGTGCGCTGTTGGTTGGAGGGGCGCTGGGCGAAGCGGCGCTCGGCAACTACTACAAGGACGTCGTGCGGGAGCAGCACGAGCTGATCAATGAGATGAATCAGAACTTCACCGAGCTGGAGAAGGCCAGCGAGAAGCTGATCGATTTGGGCGTGTACGTCGGCAAGCACAAGCTGCCCCCGAAGACGGTCAAAATCACCAAGACGGTGGCGGTGAAGGTGCcagttccgtttccggtcagggtaccggaaccggttccggtgcccgTACCGGTGGCCAAACCCGTCCCGGTCCCGGTACCGACGCTCGTGGCAATCCCGGTCGAAGGATCGGCCAGCCcgaccgccaccgccaccaccggcaccaccggcaccggaagtcCGAGCCCGACCGCGGCCGGAACGGGCCCGGATGCGGCACCGGCGTCCTCGCAGGCGCACCCGAGCACGGTGCAGCTTCAAGAGTACGTACACTCGTTTCCAATACACTCTGTATACGACGCTGGCGACGATTACAATCCCATGGAAGGAAACCGTCTCGCACTAGCGAAGCACACTGCCTCCCCTACTGAAAGCACGTTCAGTAAACCAAGTCCTTCTTCACTTCAACAGTTGGAAGAgtaccagcaacagcaccagcaccagcgccCCAGCCACGGGCCGTCCCAGCCGAAGCACTCCCGCCCAAAGCCAGCGCAGGCGGGATCGGGTCCGGGTGCGGAACAGTACTACGCCGGAACCGGACAGTACTATGTCGGTGGTGCTCAAGTTCAAACCGGTGCGCATACGGCTGCAAAGCTCGGACCTCAGTCTCATGCGCGCCCAGCGTCGACCGAGTCGTATGGTTATGGGGGTGGGCAAATCCGGCAACACCACCCGACCGCGCTCACCCGTACCCCGGATACGGTCTATACCGCTGCGGCAGGTTTCACCGGAGGCGAATCTGCGTCGGTTACGGCGCCGGCCGGATCTACGGGCTACCGCTTCACCAGCGGTCAGCAGCTCCAGCGAGGACAGCCCGGAACGGCGGCGGCCTTCTCGGTTGAGCAATACGgtcgaggaggaggaggaggaggagaacgAGGTGGATCCGGAGTCACAGGAATCACCGGAGGAGGACGAGGAGGAGCACGAGGAGGAGGaagtggaggaggaggaagaggagaaggacagCGTGTCGGAGGAGGACTCACAATCGGAGTCGGAAGAGCGCccgaaacggaagcggaagttgTCTCGCAATCGTACCACAAATACGCGGAAGCAGCGGTCATCCAAATCCCGAACGGCCACCACGAAGCGGCCAAAATCCTCCCGCACTttgaaagcgaaagtgaagCGCAACTCGAAGGGCAAACGTCGGGACAAAGGAACACCCAAGGCGGACCggaaaacgacgacgacaacgacgacgccaAAACCCAAGCGCTCCACGATCTCACACCACGCCCGTTCCAACTTGTTCGCGAATCGTACGCCCGGTATGAGAAGCCCACTTTTGGCCGCTACCAAGCCGACACCCACCATCACGAGCACACCGTACGCACACCCCATCACCAGCACTTCCGGCAGCACACGGAACGCCCTCACGAAGCAACCGGCGAGACGAGTAGCGGAAGCGGCACCAGCGGAATCCCAAGCTTCGATCACGCGCCTTTTGCCCAACCTGGCGGAAcaaccggtgctggtggaacCGCCGAATTATCATCCACCACCGAGACACACGGTTACACGGTACCGGGGGAACGGCCCTTCTACTCGTCGCTACCCGCCACGGGCTACCATCATACGCATTCACATCATAAGGACACGCCGGGGCGGCAAACGGGTCAAGATTTACGTCATCAAACCATCGACGACGGTGGCGCCATTGGTGGGGCAGGGAGTGGTACCGGTGGGGCCGGTGGTACCGGAAGTGGTAGCGCCGTGGAGCCCTTTCCCTTCTACCAAGCCACCAAGGACGATCCCCATCTTGCTCGGGGAAGCCTCCAATCGCTTCACACAAACATTGCTGCCAGCGGAGCAACCTATCAGCTTGAGCAACAGTTCGGCGGTCACGAGGAGTCCTCGTCACAGTCCGGACATCGGGAGCACCACCAATCCGCcggtcaccaccaccaccaccatcgggagCACGCTGGCTCGAAGTACGCGCCAAATTACGGAACCAAGTCCGCCCTCTACAGTGTCCCTAGTGACGCTCATCTCTTTCCCGACTACAACCCCAACGGAGGCGGTCACGACGAcggagcgggtggaaaattccactaCCACTTCCACAATGTCCACCCCGTCGGAGGAGGAGCTGACCACCACGAGCCAGCAGCCAGTGAGCATCAGTACACCGTCCACGCCGTCCAGCCCGGTGAGCAGTACGATGTTACCGGATCGGACGGAAGTCTCCTAAGCTCGTACGATCCACCTGCCAGCGGCAACACCTTCCACTTtcacgatgacgatggtgcgGGCGGCACCCGCGGTCACTTCCGGGCACCGTACGGGGAGGTTGGTTCCTACGAACACGTGCTTACGCCGTGA